One segment of Cerasicoccus sp. TK19100 DNA contains the following:
- a CDS encoding formylglycine-generating enzyme family protein produces the protein MSRNRSFFYRFRIPFRIIGILLLLGVVLTGAYFLTKLGPGKIDHSKVNVEFNEVEGNQLLELSQQKEERFRQLVDQRPATEDDFVILDEAITALSDYITMRGGYHTATAERREELYELRDNLRGKVLYDESVMLEDMAIEHEEAGEFENALKAMERSAFLQRKLNETYDLSENNDTRRLTRLQRKVDMLTAKPLYEDSVQAEEDAAQAIKEENYSRAKLYYRKAIDIQKDLNMRFRGLQFANVQRVSRLEQELSSLESSDLHMRIEEFREAAIAAEGQGNYAAAAESFQNAYRLQRQLNKEFPQSRFAGVTQAEELQSLRENSLSRNLGDGIKDEMTRLDTALRERTTWRAIEIIRSLYPKVQQFTEQFPRSTILGDDALLKMQYLAAIEDDINFLQERIYGQLLPVEGVADWRMLRTEVSQALYMSVMLKANPSRHVGDLLPVDSGNWDDARNFCQRISWLLGRPVRLPTEAEYHAALGSLRYVNLRETAWCLENADGVTHEIATLKPNGQGFHDLLGNVAEWLDSGSLPGDGEAYIAGGSVETSIDAMVDVPIEISNRRMRNRFAGFRFVVYLAESNEN, from the coding sequence ATGTCCAGAAATCGTAGCTTTTTTTACCGTTTCCGCATCCCCTTCCGTATCATCGGCATCTTGCTGCTACTCGGGGTAGTCCTGACTGGTGCCTATTTCTTGACGAAGCTCGGCCCCGGCAAGATCGACCACAGCAAGGTGAACGTCGAATTCAACGAGGTCGAGGGCAACCAGCTGCTGGAGCTCAGCCAGCAGAAAGAAGAGCGCTTTCGTCAACTGGTGGACCAGCGTCCGGCCACGGAGGACGACTTCGTGATCCTGGATGAGGCCATCACTGCGTTGTCAGACTACATTACAATGCGTGGCGGCTACCACACGGCTACGGCAGAGCGTCGCGAGGAACTTTACGAACTGCGGGACAACTTGCGCGGCAAGGTGCTCTATGATGAGAGCGTGATGCTGGAAGACATGGCGATCGAGCACGAAGAGGCTGGCGAATTCGAAAATGCGCTGAAGGCCATGGAGCGCTCGGCATTTCTGCAACGGAAGCTCAACGAAACCTACGATCTTTCCGAAAACAATGACACCCGTCGCCTGACCCGCCTTCAACGCAAGGTGGATATGTTGACGGCGAAACCTCTTTACGAAGACTCCGTCCAGGCCGAAGAAGATGCCGCTCAGGCGATTAAGGAAGAGAATTACAGCCGCGCGAAGCTCTACTACCGCAAGGCTATCGATATTCAGAAGGACCTGAATATGCGCTTTCGCGGGCTTCAGTTTGCCAACGTACAGCGCGTCTCCCGGTTGGAACAGGAACTCTCCAGCCTGGAATCCAGTGACTTGCACATGCGCATTGAGGAATTTCGCGAAGCGGCCATTGCGGCCGAAGGGCAGGGCAATTACGCTGCGGCTGCCGAGTCTTTTCAGAATGCCTACCGCTTGCAAAGACAGCTGAATAAGGAGTTTCCGCAGAGCCGTTTTGCCGGCGTCACACAAGCCGAGGAGTTGCAGAGTCTGCGCGAAAATTCCCTCAGCCGCAATCTCGGCGACGGCATTAAAGATGAAATGACCCGACTCGACACCGCGCTTCGCGAACGCACCACCTGGCGTGCCATCGAGATTATCCGCTCGCTGTATCCGAAGGTGCAGCAGTTCACGGAGCAGTTTCCCCGCAGCACGATTCTTGGCGACGACGCGCTCTTGAAAATGCAGTACCTCGCCGCCATCGAGGACGATATCAACTTCTTGCAAGAGCGTATCTACGGCCAGCTGCTTCCCGTCGAAGGCGTTGCTGACTGGCGTATGCTGCGGACAGAGGTTTCCCAAGCTTTATACATGAGCGTCATGCTCAAGGCGAACCCGAGCCGCCATGTCGGTGATTTGCTGCCGGTAGATTCCGGTAACTGGGATGACGCCCGCAACTTTTGCCAGCGCATTTCCTGGCTGCTTGGCCGCCCGGTGCGCCTGCCCACCGAAGCCGAATACCATGCCGCCTTGGGCAGCCTGCGCTACGTGAATCTACGCGAAACGGCCTGGTGCCTGGAAAACGCCGATGGCGTGACTCACGAGATCGCTACGCTCAAACCGAATGGCCAGGGCTTTCATGATTTGCTGGGCAACGTCGCCGAATGGCTCGACAGCGGATCGCTGCCGGGTGACGGCGAAGCCTACATTGCCGGCGGTTCAGTGGAGACCTCCATCGACGCCATGGTCGACGTGCCAATCGAAATCAGCAACCGCCGCATGCGAAACCGCTTTGCCGGATTCAGATTTGTGGTATACTTAGCAGAATCGAATGAAAACTGA
- a CDS encoding PIN/TRAM domain-containing protein translates to MNKTLTVIRILFFLLCIAGAYLLWYAVGYEATQRLGLYLVIGGLIGMLTILVDLLLKGFSLRGLTAITFGLGMGALVSFLISSSPLLEYGDEEVIHLVRLSLFVICMYLGSVIALRGRDDFNLVIPYVRFVPQKVDSAIVVVDTSALIDGRIIGICQSRFLIAELVVPRFVLDELQNIADSSDPARQAKGRKGLEVLNELRTIPHIHFTIHESEIGRGQQVDAKLIFVAESLKAKLLTTDYNLARLAEFQGVDWLNITALAKALNPEVDVGETLRLSLVKTGRESGQAVGYLGDGSMVVVNEAAHMIGQDAKVEVTSVLPSAGGKMVFARLIA, encoded by the coding sequence TTGAATAAAACGCTTACAGTCATCCGAATTCTCTTCTTCCTGTTGTGCATTGCGGGGGCATATCTCCTGTGGTATGCGGTAGGCTACGAGGCAACGCAGCGCCTTGGCTTGTACCTGGTCATTGGCGGGTTGATTGGGATGCTCACCATCCTCGTGGACCTTCTGCTCAAGGGCTTCTCCTTGCGCGGGCTGACGGCGATCACCTTTGGCCTCGGGATGGGGGCGCTGGTTTCATTTTTAATTTCATCATCGCCGCTTCTGGAATACGGAGATGAGGAAGTCATTCACCTGGTCCGACTTAGCCTCTTTGTCATCTGCATGTATTTGGGGTCGGTGATTGCCCTGCGTGGTCGCGACGACTTCAACCTGGTGATCCCTTACGTGCGCTTTGTGCCGCAAAAAGTGGACTCCGCCATCGTGGTGGTCGACACCAGTGCGCTCATCGATGGCCGCATCATTGGCATCTGCCAAAGCCGCTTTCTCATTGCCGAATTAGTGGTGCCGCGATTCGTGCTGGATGAGTTGCAGAACATCGCAGATTCGTCCGATCCTGCCCGTCAGGCCAAGGGGCGCAAGGGGCTCGAAGTGCTCAATGAACTGCGTACTATACCCCATATCCACTTCACGATTCATGAAAGTGAGATCGGGCGTGGGCAGCAAGTGGACGCAAAATTGATTTTTGTCGCCGAGTCGTTGAAGGCGAAATTGCTGACGACGGATTATAACTTGGCCCGACTGGCAGAGTTTCAAGGGGTCGATTGGCTGAATATCACGGCATTGGCAAAAGCTTTGAATCCGGAAGTCGATGTTGGTGAGACACTTCGATTATCTTTGGTTAAGACCGGCCGTGAGTCCGGGCAAGCTGTAGGTTACCTGGGTGACGGCTCGATGGTCGTCGTGAATGAGGCCGCACATATGATTGGCCAGGATGCGAAAGTCGAGGTGACCAGTGTGTTGCCGTCGGCTGGTGGCAAGATGGTGTTCGCCCGCCTGATTGCTTAA
- a CDS encoding response regulator, producing MNDSLLLVLPDGRSRSQLSLILRELGRRVVSCSDPDDAMRQAMEQEFPVAIIDRDLPGVNGLEFVRQVAKNCQKTHVVLLSDEADAKHTPPRGQLGVSDIIYRPFNPSRLMSKIEGLCNDAGMKAKPMVQPGLTRAPFGVGNSGNKLGAAARTTPSQSYQSLNYSPSFIVTKSSNSRRLLGNLWNARKFKNAILLAGEEGSEFELVVRELNQAAGTADVYPAVIQDHEVTLETLESLNAAALLSDGPPRIVYIPHIEVLTDEQRGHLLNFIAKNRGRTKRHVRIVAGSVINSDLSTPLIQKYREELEELCDAKLEIAPLRDRKMDIPLMIRKILYDLTSLHSFVRAREVETAALDYLSQYVWKGNYEQLVTVLRSAISSCPYRSLSLHQVQSLLHNDLAALHLLESVADENLLPND from the coding sequence ATGAACGATTCTTTACTTTTAGTTTTACCGGACGGTCGCTCGCGCAGCCAACTGTCATTGATTTTGCGTGAATTAGGTCGCCGGGTCGTCTCTTGTTCAGACCCGGATGACGCGATGCGTCAAGCCATGGAGCAGGAGTTTCCGGTTGCTATTATTGACCGTGATCTGCCAGGGGTAAACGGCTTGGAGTTCGTGCGTCAGGTGGCCAAGAACTGCCAGAAAACGCATGTCGTGCTCCTCAGTGACGAAGCCGACGCCAAGCACACTCCGCCGCGTGGCCAACTGGGTGTATCTGATATCATCTATCGTCCGTTCAATCCTTCGCGATTGATGTCGAAGATTGAGGGGCTTTGTAACGACGCCGGCATGAAGGCCAAGCCCATGGTCCAGCCCGGGCTGACCCGTGCGCCTTTCGGCGTGGGCAACAGTGGAAATAAGCTGGGGGCTGCCGCTCGGACTACGCCTTCACAGTCTTATCAGTCGCTCAACTACAGCCCCAGCTTCATCGTCACCAAAAGCAGCAATTCGCGTCGCCTGCTGGGAAATCTTTGGAACGCCCGTAAGTTCAAGAACGCAATTTTGCTAGCGGGTGAGGAAGGCTCGGAATTCGAGCTCGTGGTCCGCGAACTGAACCAGGCTGCAGGCACTGCGGATGTTTATCCGGCCGTGATTCAGGATCACGAGGTGACCCTCGAAACACTGGAGTCACTGAATGCCGCCGCGCTACTCAGCGACGGCCCGCCGCGCATCGTATACATCCCGCACATCGAAGTGCTGACGGATGAGCAGCGGGGGCACTTACTCAACTTTATCGCGAAAAACCGCGGTCGCACCAAGCGCCATGTGCGCATCGTTGCCGGAAGCGTGATCAATTCCGATCTTTCGACGCCGTTGATCCAGAAATACCGCGAAGAGCTGGAGGAACTTTGCGATGCAAAGTTGGAGATTGCTCCACTGCGTGACCGCAAAATGGACATCCCGTTGATGATCCGGAAAATTCTCTACGACCTGACTTCGCTGCACTCGTTTGTCCGTGCACGCGAGGTGGAAACGGCCGCTCTGGATTATCTTTCACAGTATGTCTGGAAGGGCAACTACGAGCAGCTCGTTACCGTGCTGCGCAGTGCGATCTCCAGTTGCCCGTATCGCTCGCTCTCTCTGCATCAAGTGCAGTCGCTCCTGCACAACGACTTGGCCGCACTGCACCTGCTGGAATCAGTAGCCGACGAAAACCTGCTCCCGAACGACTAA
- the aat gene encoding leucyl/phenylalanyl-tRNA--protein transferase translates to MSESPPRSIFPDPRYAPGDAPLAMGGELTPHMLRDAYRHGIFPWYSPGQPILWWSPDPRFVLRTSELKIQRSLAKEMRKPYWEITYDCAFGEVIRACAEQPRPGQDGTWITEDIIAGYEALHDEGMAHSAECWRDGELVGGCYGIAIGSMFAGESMFFHRPDASKVAFANLALRLHEHGFRFIDCQQPTAHLARFGATEWNRDDFLDELALAVEEPDRWPV, encoded by the coding sequence ATGTCGGAATCGCCGCCCAGATCGATTTTCCCGGACCCTCGCTATGCGCCGGGGGATGCGCCACTGGCCATGGGCGGAGAATTGACGCCGCACATGCTGCGCGATGCCTACCGGCATGGAATTTTCCCCTGGTATTCACCGGGCCAGCCAATCCTCTGGTGGAGCCCGGACCCGCGTTTTGTGCTGCGAACGAGCGAACTGAAAATTCAGCGCAGCTTGGCTAAAGAAATGCGTAAGCCGTATTGGGAAATCACCTACGATTGCGCCTTTGGTGAGGTCATTCGGGCCTGCGCGGAGCAGCCACGCCCTGGTCAGGACGGCACCTGGATCACGGAAGACATCATTGCCGGCTACGAAGCGCTGCACGACGAGGGCATGGCCCACAGCGCCGAATGCTGGCGCGACGGAGAGCTGGTCGGCGGGTGTTACGGCATTGCCATCGGCTCGATGTTTGCGGGCGAATCCATGTTTTTTCACCGCCCGGATGCCTCAAAGGTCGCCTTTGCGAACCTGGCCCTGCGCCTGCATGAGCATGGTTTCCGCTTCATTGATTGTCAGCAGCCCACAGCGCACCTGGCCCGTTTCGGAGCGACTGAGTGGAACCGCGACGACTTCCTTGATGAGCTGGCCCTCGCCGTTGAGGAGCCGGACCGCTGGCCGGTCTGA
- a CDS encoding prephenate dehydrogenase, which produces MFQQATILAPGLLGASLLMALKERGLAKKTVAWARRAETRLQCQEQPWCDAVFPTANEAVRGSDLIVLCPPVEYIVPMLQDIAPDIAPGALVTDVGSTKSLICRQARAIGGDWTFVGSHPMTGSEKTGLENGCPDLFPGRACFVTPLTDTPENMVEKAVRLWRELGMEVATTSPEKHDEIVAHISHLPHLLASTLCSYLTTQDENWRNYGGGGLRDTTRVASGDPGMWKAIAMHNKEEIIRSLDGFDRELQRLRSALHNDQFFEVLNFLERAKDYRDRLRIK; this is translated from the coding sequence ATGTTTCAACAAGCGACCATTTTAGCCCCCGGCCTGCTTGGCGCATCACTACTCATGGCGCTCAAGGAGCGCGGCTTGGCGAAAAAAACCGTCGCCTGGGCGCGGCGGGCGGAAACCCGCCTGCAATGCCAGGAGCAGCCGTGGTGCGACGCCGTGTTCCCCACCGCCAACGAAGCCGTCCGCGGCTCGGACCTTATCGTCCTCTGCCCGCCTGTTGAATACATAGTGCCCATGCTCCAAGATATCGCGCCCGACATTGCCCCCGGCGCGCTCGTAACCGATGTCGGCAGCACCAAGAGCCTGATTTGCCGTCAGGCCCGTGCCATTGGCGGTGACTGGACTTTCGTCGGCTCGCATCCGATGACCGGCTCTGAGAAGACTGGCCTGGAGAACGGCTGCCCCGACCTTTTCCCCGGTCGCGCCTGCTTCGTAACGCCTCTCACTGACACGCCGGAAAACATGGTCGAAAAAGCGGTTCGTTTGTGGCGTGAGCTCGGCATGGAAGTCGCCACGACCTCCCCGGAAAAGCACGACGAAATCGTTGCCCACATCAGCCACCTGCCCCACCTGCTCGCCTCCACCCTTTGCAGCTACCTGACCACGCAGGACGAAAATTGGCGCAACTACGGCGGCGGCGGCCTCCGCGACACGACCCGCGTCGCCTCGGGCGATCCCGGCATGTGGAAAGCCATCGCCATGCACAACAAAGAGGAAATCATTCGCTCACTGGATGGCTTCGACCGCGAGCTGCAACGCCTCCGCAGCGCCCTGCACAATGACCAATTTTTCGAAGTGCTCAACTTCCTCGAACGAGCCAAAGACTACCGCGATCGACTGAGGATCAAGTGA